One region of Quercus lobata isolate SW786 chromosome 2, ValleyOak3.0 Primary Assembly, whole genome shotgun sequence genomic DNA includes:
- the LOC115974885 gene encoding probable receptor-like protein kinase At1g80640 has product MKLLLVPVLLFLLFLSKPIWVGATQQPLVPVSSPLVSPTSPISTTMAAFSPGIQVGIEEQHHMDTHKKMIIALVAASSALVVIILSFLFLWIYHWKFSHKSHKRSAQSSAVEKGLALAPFFSKFSSIKMVGKKGSVPLIEYKLLEKATDNFRDSNVLGEGGFGCVYKARLDDNLYAAVKKLNCENHDAEREFENEIDLLSKIQHPNIISLLGCSIHCESRFIVYELMQIGSLETQLHGPSHGSALTWHMRMKVALDTARGLEYLHEHCNPQVIHRDLKTSNILLDSDFNAKLSDFGLAVSNGAQNRNNIKLSGTLGYVAPEYLLDGKLTDKSDVYAFGVVLLELLFGRRPVEKLAPSQCQSIVTWAMPQLTDRSKLPNIVDPVIKDTMDLKHLYQVAAVAVLCVQPEPSYRPLITDVLHSLIPLVPIELGGTLRVSQVTRPAPPAQH; this is encoded by the exons atgaaGCTTCTTCTAGTTCCTGTTTTgctgtttcttctttttcttagtAAACCCATTTGGGTTGGTGCCACCCAACAGCCCCTTGTTCCTGTTTCCTCACCTTTAGTCTCACCCACCTCTCCAATTTCCACAACAATGGCTGCTTTCTCCCCAG GAATTCAAGTTGGCATTGAAGAGCAGCATCACATGGATACACACAAGAAAATGATAATAGCACTCGTTGCTGCTTCTTCTGCTcttgttgtaattattttgtctttcttatttttgtggATTTATCATTGGAAGTTCTCACACAAATCCCACAAAAGAAGTGCTCAGAGCTCAG ctGTTGAGAAGGGACTTGCCTTAGCTCCATTTTTTAGTAAATTCAGCTCCATTAAAATGGTTGGTAAGAAAGGATCTGTTCCATTGATTGAGTATAAGCTACTAGAAAAAGCAACGGACAATTTTCGCGACAGTAATGTATTGGGTGAGGGTGGATTTGGATGTGTTTATAAGGCTCGATTGGATGATAACTTGTATGCTGCTGTGAAGAAACTCAATTGCGAAAATCATGATGCTGAGAGAGAATTCGAG AATGAGATTGATCTGTTAAGCAAAATTCAACATCCAAATATAATTTCCCTACTGGGTTGCAGCATTCACTGCGAGTCAAGGTTTATTGTTTATGAATTGATGCAAATTGGATCTTTGGAAACTCAATTGCACG gaCCTTCTCATGGATCGGCTTTAACTTGGCATATGCGGATGAAGGTTGCTCTTGACACAGCAAG AGGATTAGAATATCTACATGAGCACTGCAATCCACAAGTGATCCATAGAGATCTGAAAACATCTAATATACTTTTGGATTCCGACTTCAATGCTAAg CTTTCAGATTTTGGTCTTGCAGTGTCCAATGGGGCCCAAAACAGGAACAACATTAAGCTTTCAGGAACTTTGGGTTATGTAGCCCCAGAGTATCTTTTAGATG GTAAATTGACAGATAAGAGTGATGTGTATGCTTTCGGAGTAGTGCTTCTGGAGCTTTTATTCGGAAGAAGGCCTGTGGAAAAACTGGCCCCATCTCAGTGCCAATCTATTGTCACATGG GCCATGCCCCAGCTCACTGACAGATCTAAACTTCCAAATATCGTGGATCCTGTGATAAAAGATACAATGGATTTGAAGCACTTATACCAG GTTGCTGCAGTAGCTGTGCTATGTGTGCAACCAGAACCAAGCTACCGCCCACTAATAACAGACGTCTTGCATTCTCTCATTCCTCTTGTTCCCATTGAGCTTGGTGGCACACTAAGAGTTTCACAAGTAACGCGACCTGCACCACCTGCACAACACTAA